In Phaseolus vulgaris cultivar G19833 chromosome 7, P. vulgaris v2.0, whole genome shotgun sequence, the genomic stretch TTAGGCTACAACCAACATATATAAGCATTCCActtcaaaaagaaaatgcaatataaatttaattaaagcagcttataaaaacaattttagtcATGGATCAATCAATGCCAAAAATTTTGGTTATAAACCAACCCAAGTAGAAACCAAAAAATGAAGCAAAAATCGTTTACCATATACTTCAAATCACTTGAGTTATGACACTATCAGCCATAGAACAAGACCTCAGTAACTCAGTACATTAAATGTtcataaaaactaaattatattaataatggTATACCCTTTATCAGATCAAAATTCCTTTCTATGAGTAGGATATAAAACTATGAAGGTCGTCAATTTAGTATTAGTAAGTAAGTGAAATAATGAGGTAAAGGAACTCACTTGAACATTCCTTGCTTGGAAAGggcaaccggcaggaacaaatATAGCTTCCCCCAAATTCTGTTCAAATGACCAAGGCTCCACTCCTATTTAGGAAAATAATAATCACATTAAAAAGGAAGGTAAATcaaatttttcagaaatttgtAGGACTACCCGTAATGAAGCACATCGGTACTAAGTTTCCAATAATAAACACCTAAACAGTACACACGAGAAAATTGCTCTCAGATACCTACATTTAGGCCTTATAAAAGTGCTCGCCATGATTTCTTATACCAGTAAATTTATACAGAAAAAAATGAGTtagtataaaaattaaacatgcaaaactAGCAAAATTTAAGTAGCTGAATTTATAGGGGTAATATAGTAAATTACATGTTTTTAAAGACAAATCTACCCCTCCTACCCCCCCAACCCACCCAAGTTCCCACAATTCCAAAAAATAAGCAAAGCTTTATTTAGTACTACTTAGGCCTGGTCTCCACTTAATGAGATTTCAACCTCGTAATAAGTGAGTCTTAATGGTTGCACAATATAGACGCTTCACTCAGCCTTTCTAGTCAACCTTTTCTTAGGTAGCCTTTCCCAAGACATTGGCAACCAACATTAATATGCCGCAATTAAAATAGCTTTCTAACACACCATCTCAAGCCCAGGGCTATAGTCATTGAGTGGCAATGTTAATGTCTCAACTCAACAATGCATCTGGGATAGACTCTAATACTATCATAGGATTTTGGCTTAAGACCTAACCCAATTCTACAAAATATACTTGTACAATAAGAATTGCCCAAACTTTACAAGTCCTACTTAGGTCTTATCTATAGTTGATATGAAGACTCAACCCTCCATTAGTCATCTTGGTGATTGCACACTAAGACACTTCACTCAGCCTTTCTAGTCAACAGGTAGCCCTTTTTAGAGACATCACAACCAACTCTAACAGCTGCAATTATGGTTACTTTTCAACAACTTGACTTAAacctttgttaaaaaaattgatgagGGGAAAGCAATTAACCCCTTCTAATTCCATTTACCTACAAAACTAGGACAAGAACTCCACTCATTTCtttaaattaaaacattaaatcgACGATTTATGACTATACCTTCCTCCCTCTCACATCAACAAAACATCCTTAAACCTCCAAATATAGCACCAGGAGAATGAGAGGGAACTATTCTCCTCGTATCCACttcttaaaaaaatcttaaactcCCAAATAAAGGGGAAACATTGTATTCCTCTTCCATCGCTCTCATTACCATAGTTAAAAGAAACTCTACAAGTCAACTTAGTGGGTGCAATGGAGCACCCAAGAGCAAGGCAAGGCCCTCTGTGTAATTCCACTTGTGTCAAACTAATTTATACCACTTCTCTATATAGCTCATGAAAAATTCAgaacaaacaaagaaaaaaataagatcTTACCAAATTCTTCCTTCAACTTTCTTTTATGGTGTTTGTCGAGAAAAATAGCTCCACCATAAAGAGGCCATGCAACCTTGAATCCAGAGAGTATCATCAGAAATAAGAAGAAACAAAACAAGtcaattaacaaataaaaaggaaagcactgcaatttaaaatgtttttttgaaGACTTACAAATTCATTTCCCGCATCACCTGACTTCCCCAATTCCTTCCaatgtattttcaaatatttagtCAATATTGGAACATCCTGCCGACGAAAAACATCCCAAAGAACTCCAGGATGTGTTTCCTCGGAGACATCTCCATTTTGTGTAGATGGGACTTTAAAATTGACCATATTACCTTCAGCACCagaataaatttcaaattcttcATCCATAATTGACTTATTCTGGTTTGAATCCATATCCAGTCCACTACTTTTTGTACCAAGTGATGAATCAAGTGAACTCCCACTTGAAAATATTTGAGGATCCCCATGTGACTCTTTCGCCTCAGATTCCTCATTAGTTTTAGCCTTTtgcataatttcaattttagttctcTGCCAGTCCTTCAACTTTACTTCATTTGTATGAACCAAAAGGTAAACCTGTTGAAactcaataaattaattatttattacctCAAATCAATCAAAATTCCATTATTTCACTCTAGACAATATAACAGGGAgattagagagagagagaagaagagaactttaaattattaaacACAAATGCACAACATGTAGTGGTGTTTAGGTAAACAATCCACATGTTTAGACATTTGAATTCAAATTGCAGATCATAAATTATCAGTAAACATAAACCAACAACGAAGcatcaaattgattttcttaatacacttaaaattaaagtttatatAAAGATGTAATGAGGGTAAAGTACAATACCATGTCACGGATATTAAAGTGGAGATTTGTCACTGAATCACCTCTTCCAAGTTCATCACTAATTCCATAAGCCATATATATCTTGGGTCCTACGTCATTCTGCAAGGAGTAATGAGGCAATTTAGCTGCAACATTGAGAAGGCCCCACTTGGAGTGAATATACTGAAGTAAAGGTAGTTTGCTGATAAACTCAGGTCTTTGGTACAATAGAAATTCTTCAGATGCGCTAGGTGAAGGCCAATCCTTCAATTTCAATAACTGAGGCCAACCATTTTCATGAATGCGCCCTTCGAGGTATCCTTTCATGAACTCAGCCAGCTCAATATCAATCtgtcaatataaaaatattaaaatacagaCATAGCGGAGTGATTAGTATAAATGATGAAGCCAAAACACAGTTCAACATAAAACCAATACAATCTCAATCACCAAAAAGACAAGAGGTACAGATGTATGTGTACCTCAGATCCATCTAAGCAATCTATGGCCTTAACCATCCTGTTCTCGTCTTTCGCTTTCTCATCTGTTGTCTCTAGAATCCCCCTCCATATGACCATTGGATCCCAGCTTGAAATGGATGACCCATCAAATACTTGCTTAACAATAATTGGCTCACCAGTTTTCCAGTGctttctaaaatttccaatCCCATCAGTTTTGATATCTTCAGATGCAGGACAATAGAGATAATTATCATCACTGGCTTCTCTATGAGAACACTGGCAGAGTCTGAGATCACTCAGCCCGATTTCTGGAGTAGTACCATAGTCGTTACTAATTCTGCAGCCACTAACCATTTCCTCTACATTTTTCACCAACTTTGCTACCCAATTCATCTTGAAAATTCGGCTTAAGTTTAATGAAGAATGGCCACAGCCCCCATACTCCTTAGGGGGACATGGAATACTTTCATTGTCATTGGATCTCCATTGAGGAAATTtacttaatatattttgatcATAAGTTTTAGCTAGCTCTGTCTGGGGTTCTTCATTGCGATCAGCAGTTGCTTCTCGAAGATCTCGACAGCAATTAAGGCACAAATCATATGAGCAATTTGGACAGCGTCGATGATAATCAGTAATAGGTATCCTACAGAAATTGCTGCAAgaagaaaatcaaaataaataatgattcCTACACTATCTATGAATAAGGAACAGGTGCTTGATGCGTCAGCACCCAGTAAAATCAACCATTCTACAAAATTTGTTACAAATGTACCAGCACATCTGCTCATCTGTGTTGAATTTTATTCTCGGAAGATCTATTTCAGCACCTGAGAGAGACGCATTTTTATAACATCATCAAATGCTCATCACCCCacaaagaaaaacaacataGACAACCAATCACCACTAACAGCACAAAGCAAAccaaataaactttaaaatggACCTTACCACGCAGCTTCTTTTCAAGTTCAACTTCAAAACACTGTTCACGGTGGATCTGCTTTACCACAGGAAGCACCGACGATAGCAAGACATGAAGATACTGTAACTTATCCAGAACAGGTATCTCGCGTATCCGAACCTTAATCCCAGAAAAACCAGAAAATCACTAACAGGAAAAAAATCTACACATGCTAACACTTTAAAAGGCATGCCTCATCAAATTTTAAGGTCCAATTTGGATAATAGAAGCCCCCATAAGCACCTTTAGGAGAAGGAAATAAGGTAAGTTGGACGGAGCTTCTCTTAGAAGCTAAAATCCACCTATGCACTTAACTTTGTTAgatgttttcttattttactCCTCCAAAAGTTAAAAtgcataagttaattttagCTGATAGAAGAAGCTTATCTCAGTTTAGCAGCTAATGATCTTCTTTCATAGTGTTAATGAGAAATTTATTCAAAcggaattttaaatttgaaacaaacaaaaatacCTTAATAGAATTATCACTCCGCAAGCAAGTCTTGCAATTACATATACCACGGCAAGCAGGACATATCCTCTGAATTTCATCCAACGAAATGTCCGAGTACCTAAAAACAAGTAAACCATAACTAACAATGACAATATAACTGAAAGAGTTATTATCCCTTGTCATAACTAAAATTCCATGCTCACCATGCTGATATACAGCTATCACAGTATCCCCTCCTGTCACATCTTAAGCACCAAGTAACTCTATCTCGGTCATTCCTCCGGCACTGATGACAAGTCTGCCCGCCGGTGTCTTCAGAAGAACCAGAGGTTCTGTCGGAATATTCCTGCTACACAACACAACTTTCCAAATTCAGCACAGTACACTACACTTGCATCAAAATCACCCACCCAAACAGAACCCAAAATGAACTCACAGTAGTGGCATTAGCATCCAAGCTCCTTCGCGATCTTTTGCGCGAGGAGTCCGGCGGGGAATCATAGGAGACCCAATTGTCTTCTTCATAGAGCGCCACATCAGCATCCGCATCCGCATCCGCATCCGCATCCACATCCACATCCACATCCGCATCCACATCCACATCCGCATCCACATCCACATCCGCATCCGCATCCGCATCCACATCCACCTCGTCATGAGCATGTCTCGCAGAGGAGGCTCTTCGCGCGTCACGCTCGGGCGTGTAACGAAACTGGTTCTTCGAGAGCTTCTTCTGCGAAAGGCTTATAGCGGAGAGAGGAACGTCGAAATCGTCGCTCTTACTCTCCAAATAAACATCAGACTCGTTCAGCGACTGCGACTTCCTCTTGGCTTTCTTGAGGTTGGCCCTCATTGCGGAATTCGCGGCGCGCTTCTTCGCCTGGATGTAGTGCTTCTCGCACACCGTCTTGTCCGGCATCGACATGGCCGTGCAACGCCACTGCTTTCCGTCTGACCTCTTGCACCGCAAGTCGTCCGGAATTCCCGCCGCATTGTCCTCGCCGTTGGTCGATCGCGCGTGATCCATTCAAAGAGGAACCCTAACTGAGCGGTAGCGCGAAGCACGAGGAGACGAAAACAAACCCTATCTGAAAGAGGAATTGAATTGCGAGTGAGTTGAA encodes the following:
- the LOC137830024 gene encoding E3 ubiquitin-protein ligase JMJ24 isoform X1, coding for MDHARSTNGEDNAAGIPDDLRCKRSDGKQWRCTAMSMPDKTVCEKHYIQAKKRAANSAMRANLKKAKRKSQSLNESDVYLESKSDDFDVPLSAISLSQKKLSKNQFRYTPERDARRASSARHAHDEVDVDADADADVDVDADVDVDADVDVDVDADADADADADVALYEEDNWVSYDSPPDSSRKRSRRSLDANATTQEYSDRTSGSSEDTGGQTCHQCRRNDRDRVTWCLRCDRRGYCDSCISAWYSDISLDEIQRICPACRGICNCKTCLRSDNSIKVRIREIPVLDKLQYLHVLLSSVLPVVKQIHREQCFEVELEKKLRGAEIDLPRIKFNTDEQMCCNFCRIPITDYHRRCPNCSYDLCLNCCRDLREATADRNEEPQTELAKTYDQNILSKFPQWRSNDNESIPCPPKEYGGCGHSSLNLSRIFKMNWVAKLVKNVEEMVSGCRISNDYGTTPEIGLSDLRLCQCSHREASDDNYLYCPASEDIKTDGIGNFRKHWKTGEPIIVKQVFDGSSISSWDPMVIWRGILETTDEKAKDENRMVKAIDCLDGSEIDIELAEFMKGYLEGRIHENGWPQLLKLKDWPSPSASEEFLLYQRPEFISKLPLLQYIHSKWGLLNVAAKLPHYSLQNDVGPKIYMAYGISDELGRGDSVTNLHFNIRDMVYLLVHTNEVKLKDWQRTKIEIMQKAKTNEESEAKESHGDPQIFSSGSSLDSSLGTKSSGLDMDSNQNKSIMDEEFEIYSGAEGNMVNFKVPSTQNGDVSEETHPGVLWDVFRRQDVPILTKYLKIHWKELGKSGDAGNEFVAWPLYGGAIFLDKHHKRKLKEEFGVEPWSFEQNLGEAIFVPAGCPFQARNVQSNVQLGLDFLSPESLGDAVRLTEEVRCLPNEHESKIQVLEVGKISLYAASSAIKEVQKLVLDQKLGAQIGYGDPNLTAMVSENYEKMVKRRQITCA
- the LOC137830024 gene encoding E3 ubiquitin-protein ligase JMJ24 isoform X2; this translates as MDHARSTNGEDNAAGIPDDLRCKRSDGKQWRCTAMSMPDKTVCEKHYIQAKKRAANSAMRANLKKAKRKSQSLNESDVYLESKSDDFDVPLSAISLSQKKLSKNQFRYTPERDARRASSARHAHDEVDVDADADADVDVDADVDVDADVDVDVDADADADADADVALYEEDNWVSYDSPPDSSRKRSRRSLDANATTEYSDRTSGSSEDTGGQTCHQCRRNDRDRVTWCLRCDRRGYCDSCISAWYSDISLDEIQRICPACRGICNCKTCLRSDNSIKVRIREIPVLDKLQYLHVLLSSVLPVVKQIHREQCFEVELEKKLRGAEIDLPRIKFNTDEQMCCNFCRIPITDYHRRCPNCSYDLCLNCCRDLREATADRNEEPQTELAKTYDQNILSKFPQWRSNDNESIPCPPKEYGGCGHSSLNLSRIFKMNWVAKLVKNVEEMVSGCRISNDYGTTPEIGLSDLRLCQCSHREASDDNYLYCPASEDIKTDGIGNFRKHWKTGEPIIVKQVFDGSSISSWDPMVIWRGILETTDEKAKDENRMVKAIDCLDGSEIDIELAEFMKGYLEGRIHENGWPQLLKLKDWPSPSASEEFLLYQRPEFISKLPLLQYIHSKWGLLNVAAKLPHYSLQNDVGPKIYMAYGISDELGRGDSVTNLHFNIRDMVYLLVHTNEVKLKDWQRTKIEIMQKAKTNEESEAKESHGDPQIFSSGSSLDSSLGTKSSGLDMDSNQNKSIMDEEFEIYSGAEGNMVNFKVPSTQNGDVSEETHPGVLWDVFRRQDVPILTKYLKIHWKELGKSGDAGNEFVAWPLYGGAIFLDKHHKRKLKEEFGVEPWSFEQNLGEAIFVPAGCPFQARNVQSNVQLGLDFLSPESLGDAVRLTEEVRCLPNEHESKIQVLEVGKISLYAASSAIKEVQKLVLDQKLGAQIGYGDPNLTAMVSENYEKMVKRRQITCA